From a single Tachypleus tridentatus isolate NWPU-2018 chromosome 6, ASM421037v1, whole genome shotgun sequence genomic region:
- the mRpL44 gene encoding mitochondrial ribosomal protein L44, producing the protein MAAFIVSLVKRVFLMRNPQSLYYFKIQIVNSRSFKRWVAPTLKIMKHRRKKAGPEPLRHRSVWLNWNYTAELFAFSSRLNEQLRDETLRTALIHPSYLEQEEKQRQDLGVPSQDVSLKLEHNGNLVASGEILMSTYIKQYLSQVYPKVPEEGICAIWEYLASVDVLSHVATHIGLSDIILCADFPPEKITLAKSLKAIIGAIELDQGKEKAEYFIQDFVITQLSDKYLFDLWDIPNPMAVLQNILEKEGKDPAEPRLLWQAGSNTILAFYYVGIYSNKNFLGKAPGETLTVAEEMAARDALSRIFGLTENHKPLPFGKQGHQLVINNNEKNYSLSDWRLL; encoded by the coding sequence atggcGGCGTTTATAGTGTCTCTTGTGAAGCGAGTTTTTTTAATGAGAAACCCTCAGagtttgtattactttaaaattcaaataGTCAATTCACGAAGTTTCAAACGATGGGTGGCGCCTACTTTGAAGATCATGAAACATAGAAGGAAGAAAGCTGGTCCAGAGCCTCTCAGACATCGTTCTGTTTGGCTGAATTGGAATTATACAGCTGAACTCTTTGCCTTTAGTAGTCGACTTAATGAACAACTTCGTGATGAAACTCTGAGAACAGCGCTCATACACCCTTCTTACCTTGAGCAAGAAGAAAAGCAACGACAGGATTTGGGAGTTCCGTCGCAAGATGTTTCGTTGAAACTTGAACATAACGGTAATTTAGTGGCGTCAGGAGAGATTTTAATGAGCACGtacataaaacagtatttaagccAGGTATACCCTAAAGTACCAGAGGAAGGAATATGCGCAATTTGGGAATATCTTGCTTCAGTAGATGTTCTGTCACATGTAGCAACGCATATTGGCCTTTCAGACATTATTTTGTGTGCAGATTTTCCCCCAGAAAAGATAACCTTAGCCAAATCTTTAAAAGCTATTATTGGAGCTATAGAATTAGACCAAGGCAAAGAAAAAGCTGAGTATTTTATTCAGGATTTTGTAATTACCCAATTGTCTGATAAATATCTTTTTGATTTATGGGATATTCCAAACCCTATGGCAGtccttcaaaatattttagaaaaagagGGTAAAGATCCTGCAGAACCAAGGTTACTATGGCAAGCTGGATCAAACACAATTTTGGCATTTTATTATGTTGgcatttatagtaataaaaattttcTTGGTAAAGCCCCAGGAGAAACTCTAACAGTTGCTGAAGAGATGGCAGCACGAGATGCATTAAGTCGAATTTTTGGGTTAACTGAAAACCATAAACCCTTACCATTTGGTAAGCAAGGACATCAACttgtaattaacaataatgaaaagAATTATAGTTTAAGTGATTGGAGGCTTTTATAA